From Monomorium pharaonis isolate MP-MQ-018 chromosome 9, ASM1337386v2, whole genome shotgun sequence, the proteins below share one genomic window:
- the LOC105835483 gene encoding inactive dipeptidyl peptidase 10 isoform X2 has protein sequence MNASVNIERNSWRLPPDETVQVADPRSKSAQDLTYGDGGHNWRSIIFSLLVIGFVIAGIVTAIYLLGYVDELLYWSGRRLTLDECLRDDLTPHRLPPTWITHEKFVYQADDGSLTLLDTRNNVVSLLVSNHTLRQLNVQGYECSADLRYVLFRHNVKPVFRNTFTALYTVYDVTNDHHTPIRLQASRHMHQSRLQYAAWLGNTTSLLMVSENDIFLRATPAATEDTRLTDTGVPGVIYNGVPDWLYQEEVLPRPQAIWPSTDGTHILYATFNDTKVSALEFPWFGMPNQDGASPIPLSASGSSFPPSRSVRYPRPGSPNPEVELWVMDLGNVSSGNYNATGNVTWSTKMRLTPPPFFRNGQEYYLISAGWVGDDTSQIAVVWMTRMQNLSIVSACRAPTWECEETHVERAPEGLWLDAQPHPLFSPDGDSFLLLATVQEGDKEHFTHIKHVTLTQQRIAVLSHGRYEVSEILAWDTKAHLVYYLGTREKKPGQRHLYVVRDPAADDPRHFEPLCVTCDLGDVLWNSRFYYTNCTHFGASVSPSTDNNTQGYYVLYCEGPGLPLAGVHTVSTHKMIRVLYDTRIQRADKLSQLALPLKRNFEVPLPQGWQAQVQLLLPPSWREELRDAAFPVLVEVNGRPGSEAVTDKFRIDWGTYMSSHNDVVYVRLDVRGARGQGKRDLFRKIGGVEVQDQLTVLKHLLKTHKYLDVTRVGVWGWGYGGYVTAMVLGSQEDVFKCGVAVNPIADWMYYNSAFTERVLGAPAENYKGYVEADLTQRARLVPSHSLYLLHGLADLTAPYTHGVAFAKALSEAGVIFRYQSYADEGHALRGVLEHAYRSMEDFLAECLALDPS, from the exons GATTTAACGTACGGAGACGGCGGCCACAATTGGCGGAGTATAATTTTCTCACTACTGGTCATCGGTTTCGTTATCGCTGGCATCGTCACGGCAATTTATCTCCTCGG GTACGTTGACGAGCTCCTCTATTGGAGTGGCAGGCGTCTTACGTTAGACGAGTGCCTTCGTGATGACCTGACACCGCACAGGTTACCACCGACTTGGATAACACACGAAAAGTTCGTCTACCAAGCCGACGATGGTTCCCTCACCCTCCTGGACACCCGCAACAACGTCGTGTCCCTTTTAGTCTCTAATCATACGCtt AGGCAATTGAACGTTCAGGGCTACGAATGCAGCGCCGATCTACGTTACGTATTGTTCAGGCACAATGTCAAGCCG GTCTTTCGCAACACTTTCACCGCTCTTTACACTGTCTACGATGTCACGAACGA CCATCACACACCCATTCGCCTACAAGCATCGCGACACATGCATCAGTCGCGATTGCAATATGCCGCCTGGTTGGGCAACACGACCAGTCTCCTGATGGTCTCCGAGAACGACATTTTTCTTAGAGCTACGCCCGCCGCGACGGAGGACACCCGTTTAACTGATACGGGTGTACCGGGGGTGATTTACAACGGCGTGCCCGACTGGTTGTATCAGGAAGAAGTTCTGCCGAGACCGCAAGCGATCTGGCCCAGTACAGATGGCACGCATATCCTCTACGCCACGTTCAACGACACCAAAGTGTCCGCGTTGGAATTCCCTTGGTTCGGTATGCCGAATCAGGACGGCGCCAGTCCGATTCCTTTGAGCGCATCGGGCTCCTCCTTTCCCCCTTCCAGATCGGTCAGGTACCCGAGACCAGGTTCGCCAAATCCAGAAGTAGAACTGTGGGTCATGGACCTTGGAAACGTTAGCTCGGGAAATTACAACGCTACTGGGAATGTCACATGGTCAACGAAAATGAGACTGACGCCACCGCCGTTCTTTCGCAACGGACA AGAATACTATTTGATATCGGCCGGCTGGGTTGGCGACGACACCTCGCAGATTGCCGTCGTCTGGATGACAAGGATGCAGAATCTATCTATAGTGTCGGCCTGTCGTGCTCCCACGTGGGAATGCGAGGAGACTCACGTGGAGCGGGCGCCCGAAGGACTGTGGCTGGACGCCCAACCGCATCCTCTTTTCTCTCCGGACGGCGACAGCTTTCTACTGTTGGCCACGGTGCAAGAGGGTGATAAGGAGCATTTCACGCATATAAAACATGTCACACTCACGCAACAAAGAATAGCAGTGCTCTCCCATGGTCGTTACGAG GTAAGTGAGATCTTGGCATGGGACACCAAAGCGCATCTCGTGTATTATCTGGGCACCAGAGAGAAGAAACCTGGTCAGAGACATTTATACGTGGTACGCGACCCCGCCGCGGACGATCCTCGTCACTTCGAGCCGTTGTGCGTGACGTGCGATCTTGGAGACGTTCTTTGGAACAGTAG ATTCTATTATACGAATTGCACTCATTTCGGAGCTTCGGTCAGTCCATCAACGGATAACAACACGCAGGGTTACTATGTACTGTACTGTGAAGGTCCCGGTCTCCCTCTCGCCGGTGTGCACACGGTGTCGACACATAAGATGATCCGCGTGCTATACGACACGAGAATCCAACGTGCGGACAAGTTGTCACAGCTGGCATTGCCTCTCAAGCGAAACTTCGAG GTGCCACTACCTCAAGGCTGGCAGGCTCAGGTGCAGCTGCTGTTGCCCCCCTCGTGGCGGGAGGAGCTCAGGGACGCGGCGTTTCCCGTGCTCGTCGAGGTGAACGGCCGCCCCGGCAGCGAGGCCGTCACGGATAAGTTCCGGATAGACTGGGGAACGTATATGTCGAGTCACAACGACGTGGTCTACGTGAGGTTGGACGTACGCGGCGCCCGTGGTCAGGGAAAGAGGGATCTCTTTAGAAAGATAGGCGGCGTCGAGGTGCAAGATCAGCTCACTGTGCTGAAACACCTTTTAAAGACGCATAAGTATCTCGACGTCACCAGAGTAGGCGTGTGGGGATGGGGTTATGGTGGATATGTGACTGCTATGGTCCTAGGTAGCCAGGAGGATGTCTTTAAGTGTGGCGTCGCGGTAAATCCGATCGCCGATTGGATGTATTAca ATTCCGCTTTCACGGAACGAGTCCTCGGTGCTCCAGCTGAGAACTACAAGGGCTACGTAGAGGCTGATCTCACCCAACGAGCAAGATTGGTGCCCAGTCATAGCCTTTATCTTCTACATGGCCTAGCCGACCTCACAGCGCCTTACACTCACGGCGTTGCCTTCGCCAAGGCTTTGTCCGAAGCGGGAGTCATCTTTAGATATCag aGTTACGCAGACGAAGGTCACGCCCTGAGAGGTGTGCTCGAACACGCTTATCGTTCCATGGAGGACTTCCTTGCCGAGTGCCTCGCCCTGGATCCCTCCTAG
- the LOC105835483 gene encoding inactive dipeptidyl peptidase 10 isoform X1 — translation MNASVNIERNSWRLPPDETVQVADPRSKSAQVKEDLTYGDGGHNWRSIIFSLLVIGFVIAGIVTAIYLLGYVDELLYWSGRRLTLDECLRDDLTPHRLPPTWITHEKFVYQADDGSLTLLDTRNNVVSLLVSNHTLRQLNVQGYECSADLRYVLFRHNVKPVFRNTFTALYTVYDVTNDHHTPIRLQASRHMHQSRLQYAAWLGNTTSLLMVSENDIFLRATPAATEDTRLTDTGVPGVIYNGVPDWLYQEEVLPRPQAIWPSTDGTHILYATFNDTKVSALEFPWFGMPNQDGASPIPLSASGSSFPPSRSVRYPRPGSPNPEVELWVMDLGNVSSGNYNATGNVTWSTKMRLTPPPFFRNGQEYYLISAGWVGDDTSQIAVVWMTRMQNLSIVSACRAPTWECEETHVERAPEGLWLDAQPHPLFSPDGDSFLLLATVQEGDKEHFTHIKHVTLTQQRIAVLSHGRYEVSEILAWDTKAHLVYYLGTREKKPGQRHLYVVRDPAADDPRHFEPLCVTCDLGDVLWNSRFYYTNCTHFGASVSPSTDNNTQGYYVLYCEGPGLPLAGVHTVSTHKMIRVLYDTRIQRADKLSQLALPLKRNFEVPLPQGWQAQVQLLLPPSWREELRDAAFPVLVEVNGRPGSEAVTDKFRIDWGTYMSSHNDVVYVRLDVRGARGQGKRDLFRKIGGVEVQDQLTVLKHLLKTHKYLDVTRVGVWGWGYGGYVTAMVLGSQEDVFKCGVAVNPIADWMYYNSAFTERVLGAPAENYKGYVEADLTQRARLVPSHSLYLLHGLADLTAPYTHGVAFAKALSEAGVIFRYQSYADEGHALRGVLEHAYRSMEDFLAECLALDPS, via the exons GATTTAACGTACGGAGACGGCGGCCACAATTGGCGGAGTATAATTTTCTCACTACTGGTCATCGGTTTCGTTATCGCTGGCATCGTCACGGCAATTTATCTCCTCGG GTACGTTGACGAGCTCCTCTATTGGAGTGGCAGGCGTCTTACGTTAGACGAGTGCCTTCGTGATGACCTGACACCGCACAGGTTACCACCGACTTGGATAACACACGAAAAGTTCGTCTACCAAGCCGACGATGGTTCCCTCACCCTCCTGGACACCCGCAACAACGTCGTGTCCCTTTTAGTCTCTAATCATACGCtt AGGCAATTGAACGTTCAGGGCTACGAATGCAGCGCCGATCTACGTTACGTATTGTTCAGGCACAATGTCAAGCCG GTCTTTCGCAACACTTTCACCGCTCTTTACACTGTCTACGATGTCACGAACGA CCATCACACACCCATTCGCCTACAAGCATCGCGACACATGCATCAGTCGCGATTGCAATATGCCGCCTGGTTGGGCAACACGACCAGTCTCCTGATGGTCTCCGAGAACGACATTTTTCTTAGAGCTACGCCCGCCGCGACGGAGGACACCCGTTTAACTGATACGGGTGTACCGGGGGTGATTTACAACGGCGTGCCCGACTGGTTGTATCAGGAAGAAGTTCTGCCGAGACCGCAAGCGATCTGGCCCAGTACAGATGGCACGCATATCCTCTACGCCACGTTCAACGACACCAAAGTGTCCGCGTTGGAATTCCCTTGGTTCGGTATGCCGAATCAGGACGGCGCCAGTCCGATTCCTTTGAGCGCATCGGGCTCCTCCTTTCCCCCTTCCAGATCGGTCAGGTACCCGAGACCAGGTTCGCCAAATCCAGAAGTAGAACTGTGGGTCATGGACCTTGGAAACGTTAGCTCGGGAAATTACAACGCTACTGGGAATGTCACATGGTCAACGAAAATGAGACTGACGCCACCGCCGTTCTTTCGCAACGGACA AGAATACTATTTGATATCGGCCGGCTGGGTTGGCGACGACACCTCGCAGATTGCCGTCGTCTGGATGACAAGGATGCAGAATCTATCTATAGTGTCGGCCTGTCGTGCTCCCACGTGGGAATGCGAGGAGACTCACGTGGAGCGGGCGCCCGAAGGACTGTGGCTGGACGCCCAACCGCATCCTCTTTTCTCTCCGGACGGCGACAGCTTTCTACTGTTGGCCACGGTGCAAGAGGGTGATAAGGAGCATTTCACGCATATAAAACATGTCACACTCACGCAACAAAGAATAGCAGTGCTCTCCCATGGTCGTTACGAG GTAAGTGAGATCTTGGCATGGGACACCAAAGCGCATCTCGTGTATTATCTGGGCACCAGAGAGAAGAAACCTGGTCAGAGACATTTATACGTGGTACGCGACCCCGCCGCGGACGATCCTCGTCACTTCGAGCCGTTGTGCGTGACGTGCGATCTTGGAGACGTTCTTTGGAACAGTAG ATTCTATTATACGAATTGCACTCATTTCGGAGCTTCGGTCAGTCCATCAACGGATAACAACACGCAGGGTTACTATGTACTGTACTGTGAAGGTCCCGGTCTCCCTCTCGCCGGTGTGCACACGGTGTCGACACATAAGATGATCCGCGTGCTATACGACACGAGAATCCAACGTGCGGACAAGTTGTCACAGCTGGCATTGCCTCTCAAGCGAAACTTCGAG GTGCCACTACCTCAAGGCTGGCAGGCTCAGGTGCAGCTGCTGTTGCCCCCCTCGTGGCGGGAGGAGCTCAGGGACGCGGCGTTTCCCGTGCTCGTCGAGGTGAACGGCCGCCCCGGCAGCGAGGCCGTCACGGATAAGTTCCGGATAGACTGGGGAACGTATATGTCGAGTCACAACGACGTGGTCTACGTGAGGTTGGACGTACGCGGCGCCCGTGGTCAGGGAAAGAGGGATCTCTTTAGAAAGATAGGCGGCGTCGAGGTGCAAGATCAGCTCACTGTGCTGAAACACCTTTTAAAGACGCATAAGTATCTCGACGTCACCAGAGTAGGCGTGTGGGGATGGGGTTATGGTGGATATGTGACTGCTATGGTCCTAGGTAGCCAGGAGGATGTCTTTAAGTGTGGCGTCGCGGTAAATCCGATCGCCGATTGGATGTATTAca ATTCCGCTTTCACGGAACGAGTCCTCGGTGCTCCAGCTGAGAACTACAAGGGCTACGTAGAGGCTGATCTCACCCAACGAGCAAGATTGGTGCCCAGTCATAGCCTTTATCTTCTACATGGCCTAGCCGACCTCACAGCGCCTTACACTCACGGCGTTGCCTTCGCCAAGGCTTTGTCCGAAGCGGGAGTCATCTTTAGATATCag aGTTACGCAGACGAAGGTCACGCCCTGAGAGGTGTGCTCGAACACGCTTATCGTTCCATGGAGGACTTCCTTGCCGAGTGCCTCGCCCTGGATCCCTCCTAG
- the LOC105835483 gene encoding inactive dipeptidyl peptidase 10 isoform X3 has product MTSSLSEEDLTYGDGGHNWRSIIFSLLVIGFVIAGIVTAIYLLGYVDELLYWSGRRLTLDECLRDDLTPHRLPPTWITHEKFVYQADDGSLTLLDTRNNVVSLLVSNHTLRQLNVQGYECSADLRYVLFRHNVKPVFRNTFTALYTVYDVTNDHHTPIRLQASRHMHQSRLQYAAWLGNTTSLLMVSENDIFLRATPAATEDTRLTDTGVPGVIYNGVPDWLYQEEVLPRPQAIWPSTDGTHILYATFNDTKVSALEFPWFGMPNQDGASPIPLSASGSSFPPSRSVRYPRPGSPNPEVELWVMDLGNVSSGNYNATGNVTWSTKMRLTPPPFFRNGQEYYLISAGWVGDDTSQIAVVWMTRMQNLSIVSACRAPTWECEETHVERAPEGLWLDAQPHPLFSPDGDSFLLLATVQEGDKEHFTHIKHVTLTQQRIAVLSHGRYEVSEILAWDTKAHLVYYLGTREKKPGQRHLYVVRDPAADDPRHFEPLCVTCDLGDVLWNSRFYYTNCTHFGASVSPSTDNNTQGYYVLYCEGPGLPLAGVHTVSTHKMIRVLYDTRIQRADKLSQLALPLKRNFEVPLPQGWQAQVQLLLPPSWREELRDAAFPVLVEVNGRPGSEAVTDKFRIDWGTYMSSHNDVVYVRLDVRGARGQGKRDLFRKIGGVEVQDQLTVLKHLLKTHKYLDVTRVGVWGWGYGGYVTAMVLGSQEDVFKCGVAVNPIADWMYYNSAFTERVLGAPAENYKGYVEADLTQRARLVPSHSLYLLHGLADLTAPYTHGVAFAKALSEAGVIFRYQSYADEGHALRGVLEHAYRSMEDFLAECLALDPS; this is encoded by the exons AGGATTTAACGTACGGAGACGGCGGCCACAATTGGCGGAGTATAATTTTCTCACTACTGGTCATCGGTTTCGTTATCGCTGGCATCGTCACGGCAATTTATCTCCTCGG GTACGTTGACGAGCTCCTCTATTGGAGTGGCAGGCGTCTTACGTTAGACGAGTGCCTTCGTGATGACCTGACACCGCACAGGTTACCACCGACTTGGATAACACACGAAAAGTTCGTCTACCAAGCCGACGATGGTTCCCTCACCCTCCTGGACACCCGCAACAACGTCGTGTCCCTTTTAGTCTCTAATCATACGCtt AGGCAATTGAACGTTCAGGGCTACGAATGCAGCGCCGATCTACGTTACGTATTGTTCAGGCACAATGTCAAGCCG GTCTTTCGCAACACTTTCACCGCTCTTTACACTGTCTACGATGTCACGAACGA CCATCACACACCCATTCGCCTACAAGCATCGCGACACATGCATCAGTCGCGATTGCAATATGCCGCCTGGTTGGGCAACACGACCAGTCTCCTGATGGTCTCCGAGAACGACATTTTTCTTAGAGCTACGCCCGCCGCGACGGAGGACACCCGTTTAACTGATACGGGTGTACCGGGGGTGATTTACAACGGCGTGCCCGACTGGTTGTATCAGGAAGAAGTTCTGCCGAGACCGCAAGCGATCTGGCCCAGTACAGATGGCACGCATATCCTCTACGCCACGTTCAACGACACCAAAGTGTCCGCGTTGGAATTCCCTTGGTTCGGTATGCCGAATCAGGACGGCGCCAGTCCGATTCCTTTGAGCGCATCGGGCTCCTCCTTTCCCCCTTCCAGATCGGTCAGGTACCCGAGACCAGGTTCGCCAAATCCAGAAGTAGAACTGTGGGTCATGGACCTTGGAAACGTTAGCTCGGGAAATTACAACGCTACTGGGAATGTCACATGGTCAACGAAAATGAGACTGACGCCACCGCCGTTCTTTCGCAACGGACA AGAATACTATTTGATATCGGCCGGCTGGGTTGGCGACGACACCTCGCAGATTGCCGTCGTCTGGATGACAAGGATGCAGAATCTATCTATAGTGTCGGCCTGTCGTGCTCCCACGTGGGAATGCGAGGAGACTCACGTGGAGCGGGCGCCCGAAGGACTGTGGCTGGACGCCCAACCGCATCCTCTTTTCTCTCCGGACGGCGACAGCTTTCTACTGTTGGCCACGGTGCAAGAGGGTGATAAGGAGCATTTCACGCATATAAAACATGTCACACTCACGCAACAAAGAATAGCAGTGCTCTCCCATGGTCGTTACGAG GTAAGTGAGATCTTGGCATGGGACACCAAAGCGCATCTCGTGTATTATCTGGGCACCAGAGAGAAGAAACCTGGTCAGAGACATTTATACGTGGTACGCGACCCCGCCGCGGACGATCCTCGTCACTTCGAGCCGTTGTGCGTGACGTGCGATCTTGGAGACGTTCTTTGGAACAGTAG ATTCTATTATACGAATTGCACTCATTTCGGAGCTTCGGTCAGTCCATCAACGGATAACAACACGCAGGGTTACTATGTACTGTACTGTGAAGGTCCCGGTCTCCCTCTCGCCGGTGTGCACACGGTGTCGACACATAAGATGATCCGCGTGCTATACGACACGAGAATCCAACGTGCGGACAAGTTGTCACAGCTGGCATTGCCTCTCAAGCGAAACTTCGAG GTGCCACTACCTCAAGGCTGGCAGGCTCAGGTGCAGCTGCTGTTGCCCCCCTCGTGGCGGGAGGAGCTCAGGGACGCGGCGTTTCCCGTGCTCGTCGAGGTGAACGGCCGCCCCGGCAGCGAGGCCGTCACGGATAAGTTCCGGATAGACTGGGGAACGTATATGTCGAGTCACAACGACGTGGTCTACGTGAGGTTGGACGTACGCGGCGCCCGTGGTCAGGGAAAGAGGGATCTCTTTAGAAAGATAGGCGGCGTCGAGGTGCAAGATCAGCTCACTGTGCTGAAACACCTTTTAAAGACGCATAAGTATCTCGACGTCACCAGAGTAGGCGTGTGGGGATGGGGTTATGGTGGATATGTGACTGCTATGGTCCTAGGTAGCCAGGAGGATGTCTTTAAGTGTGGCGTCGCGGTAAATCCGATCGCCGATTGGATGTATTAca ATTCCGCTTTCACGGAACGAGTCCTCGGTGCTCCAGCTGAGAACTACAAGGGCTACGTAGAGGCTGATCTCACCCAACGAGCAAGATTGGTGCCCAGTCATAGCCTTTATCTTCTACATGGCCTAGCCGACCTCACAGCGCCTTACACTCACGGCGTTGCCTTCGCCAAGGCTTTGTCCGAAGCGGGAGTCATCTTTAGATATCag aGTTACGCAGACGAAGGTCACGCCCTGAGAGGTGTGCTCGAACACGCTTATCGTTCCATGGAGGACTTCCTTGCCGAGTGCCTCGCCCTGGATCCCTCCTAG